In the Nicotiana tabacum cultivar K326 chromosome 16, ASM71507v2, whole genome shotgun sequence genome, one interval contains:
- the LOC107828324 gene encoding remorin 4.2-like: MLNDQRALVIANTSNNNNNSNNNNNNNNIETDHDDQHDDQNQDQDHRDDHIRDIHALTPPRQPLSTNINLGRRRETWETSSHRSSSLSSEGGAPSENFTTMSREFNALVLAGSSIPTTNNNNGTSHEAEGTSHTNLGRIFEEENMEENNPLAIVADNNNIHLDPSPSPRAHGTTSGTSESSNMSVSQLQGEMTVHRVKKEEVESKINAWQTAKIAKINNRFKREDAVINGWENEEVQKATSWMKKVERKLEEKRAKALEKMQNDVANARRKAEERRASAEAKRGTKVARVLELANLMRAVGRAPAKRSFF; the protein is encoded by the exons ATGTTGAATGATCAAAGAGCTCTAGTCATAGCAAACAcgagcaacaataacaacaacagcaacaacaacaacaacaacaacaacatagaAACTGATCACGATGATCAGCATGATGATCAAAATCAAGATCAAGATCATCGAGACGATCATATTAGAGACATACATGCTCTAACACCACCAAGGCAACCACTATCGACGAATATTAATCTTGGTCGTAGAAGAGAAACTTGGGAAACAAGTAGCCATAGATCATCATCTTTGTCCTCAGAAGGAGGAGCTCCAAGTGAGAACTTTACAACCATGAGTAGAGAGTTCAATGCTTTGGTTCTAGCTGGATCTTCAATTCCTACTACAAATAACAACAATGGTACAAGTCATGAAGCTGAAGGTACAAGTCATACCAACTTGGGAAGGATTTTTGAAGAGGAAAATATGGAGGAAAATAATCCTTTAGCTATTGTAGCAGATAATAATAATATTCATTTAGATCCAAGTCCATCACCTAGAGCACATGGTACAACTAGTGGAACTAGTGAGAGTTCAAATATGAGTGTAAGCCAATTACAAGGAGAAATGACAGTACATAgggtgaaaaaagaagaagttgaatCAAAGATTAATGCATGGCAAACTGCTAAAATTGCTAAGATTAATAATAGGTTTAAGAGAGAAGATGCTGTTATTAATGGTTGGGAAAATGAAGAGGTCCAAAAGGCAACTTCTTGGATGAAGAAAGTTGAG AGGAAGCTAGAGGAGAAAAGAGCAAAAGCACTAGAAAAAATGCAAAATGATGTAGCAAATGCAAGAAGAAAAGCAGAGGAAAGAAGAGCATCAGCTGAAGCTAAGAGAGGAACAAAAGTAGCTAGAGTTCTTGAATTAGCCAACTTAATGAGAGCAGTTGGTAGAGCTCCAGCCAAACGCTCCTTCTTTTAA